The genomic interval TGGGTGTGCTCGCGCGCCCAGCGGAATTCCTCGCGCGTGCCGCTGCGGATGCCGAACTGGTACACGCGATCCGGCCCGATGAGATCACACACCTTCTTGATCACGGTGGCGTGCGAGAGCGGTTCGCCCTCGTAGTGATCGCGCAGATCGGTGTGCGCGTCGATGTGGATGACGTGCAGATCCGGGTAGCGCTCCGCCGCCGCGCGGATGGATCCCCACGAGACCAGGTGTTCGCCGCCGAGGCCTATCGGCAGCTTGTCCGCGGCGTAAAGCGCCGACACGTACTGATAGATGCGATCCAGGCTCTCCTCCGGATTGCCGAACGGAAGCGGAATGTCCCCCGCGTCAAAGTAGGCGATCTCGCTGAGGTCGCGATCGAGATACGGGCTGTACTCCTCAAGCCCGAGGCTCACCTCGCGGATGCGCGCGGGACCTAAGCGCGCCCCGGCCCGGAACGACACGGTCCAGTCCATGGGCATGCCGTAGATGACCGCCTTGGCGGCGCCGAAATCCTCCGTGGCGCCGATGAACACATTGCCGCTGTAGGCGAGCGGAAAAGGCTTTTCGACATCGAACGAGAACGTCATTCGCCGACGAGCTCCTTCACAAAATTCGGAAGGACGAGCGAGGCGTGGTGAATCTCGCGGTTGTAATACTTGGTGTCGTGCACCCGGACCTCGCGGACGTCCTGCGGGCGATACTTCTTGCTGCCGAGCGTGAAGCTCCACATGCCCGTCGGATACGTGGGCACATACGCGAGGTACAGCTTCGTGATGGGGAACGTCGCCCGCACGTCGCCGTACACCTGGCGGATGAGGTCCTGGTTGATGAACGGCGACTCGGTCTGGGCTGCCATGAGGCCGTCTTCCTTCAGCGCTCGGAACACGGACTCGTAGAACGGGCGCTGGAAGAGCCCGACCGCCGGCCCCACCGGATCCGTCGAGTCGATGAGGATGACGTCGAACTCGTTCGGGTGCTCCTCGACGTACCGGATACCGTCCACAATCTGCACGTCCACGCGCGGATCGGAGAGGCCCGAGGCGATGTGCGGAAAGTACTTCTTGGACGCCTCCACGACGCGCCCGTCGATCTCGGCGAGCACCGCGCGCTCGACGGACGGGTGCTTGATGACCTCGCGGATGATGCCGCCGTCGCCGCCGCCCACAACGAGAACGCTCTTCGGATTCGGGTGCGTGTGCAGCGGCACGTGCGCCAGCATCTCGTGGTACACAA from Alicyclobacillus acidocaldarius subsp. acidocaldarius DSM 446 carries:
- the speE gene encoding polyamine aminopropyltransferase, with the translated sequence MSVAQTNLWFTELQNDNLTIGLRIEKTIHSEKTEYQQLDVYKTVQYGNLLVLDGCIMTTDKDEFVYHEMLAHVPLHTHPNPKSVLVVGGGDGGIIREVIKHPSVERAVLAEIDGRVVEASKKYFPHIASGLSDPRVDVQIVDGIRYVEEHPNEFDVILIDSTDPVGPAVGLFQRPFYESVFRALKEDGLMAAQTESPFINQDLIRQVYGDVRATFPITKLYLAYVPTYPTGMWSFTLGSKKYRPQDVREVRVHDTKYYNREIHHASLVLPNFVKELVGE
- the speB gene encoding agmatinase, which codes for MTFSFDVEKPFPLAYSGNVFIGATEDFGAAKAVIYGMPMDWTVSFRAGARLGPARIREVSLGLEEYSPYLDRDLSEIAYFDAGDIPLPFGNPEESLDRIYQYVSALYAADKLPIGLGGEHLVSWGSIRAAAERYPDLHVIHIDAHTDLRDHYEGEPLSHATVIKKVCDLIGPDRVYQFGIRSGTREEFRWAREHTHFAPFELAEPLLAVLPELHGKPVYITWDIDVFDPATAPGTGTAEHGGIFAPEAFRAITYMKALRVVGFDLVEVAPQIDPTEQTQILAAKIVREALLAFVR